Proteins from a genomic interval of Sphingobacterium sp. SYP-B4668:
- a CDS encoding GH92 family glycosyl hydrolase, protein MKLKNERLFLLMVLLVSNPLLGKAQQKSLIQYVNPLIGTAKMGHTFPGATVPFGAVQLSPDTDTIPYAVGGRYNGDVYKYCAGYQYEDPTIVGFSHTHFSGTGHADLGDILVMPTQGKVQLNPGTVERPQDGYRSPYSHEQEVAKPNYYSVILDKHGIKAEMTTTARVGVHRYTFPKSDASHLILDLTAGIYNYEGKNVWTVVKVHNDSLITGYRQTNGWARSRTVYFAIKTSKPFRNYGAQYKDGKSVYNGFWRKFNQEDNFPDLAAHNIRMHLDFDTEDGEEVMMKVALSPVSMKNALINMTAETPNWAFDDIVKNGQELWEKELAKIEVDMLNKEDLINFYTALYHASLMPTVYMDINGEYKGLDQEVHQAQGFTNYTSFSLWDTFRAFHPLMNLINPSRNSDMVASMMAHYDQSVLKMLPIWSHYANDNWCMSGYHSVSVVVDAIMKGVYKGDAQAALRACVQTANTRRYEGIGAYIDLGYVPDDVSGTSVSNTLEYAYDDWCIAQLAQKLGNTEVYERFSKRAESWRQLFDPAIGFMRPKDSKGVFRPKFDVLDTHGQGFIEGNSWNYSLYVPHQPAELMKVMGGGKKLETYLDSLFTMHLPDHYFANTEDITREGIIGNYVHGNEPSHHVAYLYNLTGSAWKTQERIRDIIRHQYQNGEAGLGGNDDCGQMSAWYIFSSLGFYPVAPGEQDYWIGSPLVKAARVNLENGKVLTLKALNQSDKHKYVKKVTFNGQPLDNLRLSYDSIKDGGELVFEMSTKPLKK, encoded by the coding sequence ATGAAACTAAAAAATGAACGCCTATTCCTTCTGATGGTATTGCTTGTGAGTAATCCTCTGTTGGGGAAAGCACAGCAGAAATCTTTGATTCAATACGTCAACCCACTCATCGGTACGGCCAAAATGGGCCATACTTTTCCGGGAGCTACGGTGCCTTTTGGAGCCGTACAGCTAAGTCCAGACACGGATACCATCCCCTACGCAGTTGGAGGAAGGTATAATGGAGACGTCTATAAGTATTGTGCTGGATATCAATATGAAGATCCCACTATAGTGGGATTTAGCCATACGCATTTCAGTGGTACAGGACATGCTGACTTGGGAGATATTTTGGTCATGCCGACGCAAGGGAAGGTACAGCTGAATCCGGGTACCGTCGAACGACCTCAAGACGGATACCGCTCTCCCTACAGTCATGAGCAGGAGGTGGCAAAGCCTAACTACTACAGTGTGATATTGGATAAGCACGGGATCAAGGCCGAGATGACCACGACCGCAAGGGTTGGAGTACATCGTTATACCTTTCCTAAATCGGATGCGTCTCATCTCATTCTCGACCTTACCGCCGGAATATACAACTATGAGGGTAAAAATGTATGGACAGTGGTCAAAGTGCATAACGACTCGTTGATTACAGGGTACAGACAGACTAACGGGTGGGCGCGTTCTAGAACTGTCTATTTTGCTATAAAAACATCCAAACCTTTTAGGAACTACGGCGCTCAATATAAAGATGGTAAATCCGTTTATAATGGGTTTTGGCGAAAGTTTAACCAAGAGGATAATTTTCCGGATTTAGCGGCGCACAATATACGCATGCATTTGGACTTTGACACCGAGGATGGAGAAGAGGTCATGATGAAAGTAGCTCTTAGCCCTGTAAGCATGAAAAATGCGTTGATCAATATGACTGCCGAAACACCGAACTGGGCCTTTGACGATATTGTGAAGAATGGACAGGAGCTATGGGAGAAAGAATTGGCCAAGATAGAAGTCGATATGCTGAACAAAGAAGACCTGATTAATTTCTATACAGCATTGTACCATGCGAGCTTAATGCCGACCGTATATATGGATATCAATGGCGAATACAAGGGACTTGACCAAGAGGTGCACCAGGCTCAGGGATTTACGAATTATACGTCATTCTCATTATGGGATACTTTTAGAGCTTTTCATCCGCTAATGAATTTGATTAATCCGTCTCGCAATTCGGATATGGTGGCTTCTATGATGGCACATTATGATCAGAGCGTATTGAAGATGCTGCCCATATGGTCTCACTATGCCAATGATAACTGGTGCATGAGTGGATACCATTCTGTATCCGTTGTCGTAGATGCCATTATGAAAGGGGTGTACAAAGGAGATGCGCAAGCAGCATTACGGGCTTGTGTACAGACTGCCAATACTAGGCGATATGAAGGTATTGGAGCCTATATCGATTTGGGGTATGTTCCTGATGATGTTTCGGGAACTTCGGTATCCAATACGTTGGAATATGCCTATGATGATTGGTGTATTGCCCAATTGGCGCAAAAACTGGGAAATACTGAAGTATATGAGAGATTCAGCAAACGAGCTGAGTCATGGCGTCAACTGTTCGATCCGGCAATAGGGTTTATGAGGCCCAAAGATTCTAAAGGTGTTTTTAGGCCAAAGTTTGATGTGTTGGATACGCATGGTCAGGGGTTTATTGAAGGAAACTCTTGGAATTACAGTCTTTATGTACCACATCAACCTGCTGAATTGATGAAAGTAATGGGGGGAGGTAAAAAGCTGGAAACTTATCTAGATTCTCTATTTACTATGCATTTGCCAGATCACTACTTTGCAAATACGGAAGATATTACTCGAGAGGGAATAATCGGTAACTATGTACATGGTAACGAACCTTCTCATCATGTGGCCTATCTCTACAACTTGACTGGTAGTGCCTGGAAGACTCAAGAGCGTATTCGAGATATTATCCGTCATCAATACCAAAACGGAGAAGCAGGTTTGGGGGGTAATGATGACTGCGGCCAAATGAGTGCCTGGTATATTTTCAGCTCTTTAGGATTCTACCCTGTGGCCCCGGGAGAACAAGACTATTGGATAGGAAGCCCCTTGGTGAAGGCTGCTCGTGTCAACTTGGAAAATGGAAAGGTGTTGACACTTAAAGCACTCAATCAATCCGATAAACATAAATATGTTAAAAAGGTAACATTCAATGGCCAACCCCTGGATAATCTCAGACTTTCGTACGATAGTATCAAGGATGGTGGCGAACTTGTTTTTGAAATGAGTACCAAACCCTTGAAAAAATAA
- a CDS encoding basic secretory protein-like protein, which produces MKKLIKIMSCTALCMVMGGITVKAQNNWQHTDDDRREAVEVDTITKGKYSLIWINKQADFDPVLKQRLIDTYFLNYPKLAKRYNKNTRKQVSFVIDPGYDGVAATAGGIVRYSPVWFAKNPNDIDVVTHEVMHIVQGYPNGSGPWWITEGIADYVRFTDGVDNASANWKLPDFKDTQKYSDSYRVTARFFYWLDTKVKRNIVKTLDKKMRDKTYSESFWKEQTGQDLDSLWKRYAADPSIDQ; this is translated from the coding sequence ATGAAAAAATTAATAAAAATTATGTCTTGCACGGCATTATGTATGGTAATGGGAGGTATTACCGTCAAGGCACAGAACAATTGGCAACATACCGACGATGATCGTCGGGAAGCCGTAGAGGTCGATACCATTACAAAAGGCAAATATTCATTGATATGGATCAATAAGCAAGCGGACTTCGATCCCGTTTTAAAGCAGAGGCTTATCGATACATATTTTCTCAATTATCCGAAGCTGGCGAAGAGATATAATAAAAATACCCGAAAGCAGGTTTCGTTTGTCATTGACCCTGGATATGATGGAGTCGCCGCTACTGCAGGAGGTATTGTGAGATATAGTCCGGTTTGGTTTGCTAAGAATCCAAATGATATCGACGTTGTGACCCATGAAGTGATGCATATTGTGCAAGGGTATCCTAATGGCTCTGGCCCTTGGTGGATTACAGAAGGTATCGCTGATTATGTCAGATTTACAGATGGTGTAGACAATGCATCTGCTAATTGGAAACTCCCCGATTTTAAAGATACGCAAAAGTACAGCGATTCTTATCGCGTTACTGCTCGTTTTTTCTATTGGTTGGATACCAAAGTAAAGCGAAACATCGTTAAGACGCTAGATAAAAAAATGAGGGACAAAACTTATAGCGAAAGTTTTTGGAAGGAGCAAACGGGGCAAGATTTAGACAGTCTGTGGAAACGCTATGCTGCCGACCCTTCCATAGATCAGTAA
- a CDS encoding GH92 family glycosyl hydrolase: MNMFKKSIIASIALLVGAGIIFPASTLAQKVNGRAVDPVDLVNPLMGTDSKPSLSNGNTYPAIGLPWGMNMWTPQTGKNGDGWQYVYTADKIRGLKQTHQPSPWMNDYGQFSLMPVTGKGIFDQEGRASWFSHKSETAKPYHYSVYLADHNVRAEITPTERAAMFRFTFQTTDSAFVVLDAFDRGSEVEIIPEKNMIIGYSSRYSRGKLPNFKNYFVLVFDQPFDNFSTWEDKSRFNGKLKSTANQTGAIVGFKIKDRSKAVHVKVASSFISPEQALVNLDELGDRTFDQIAKDGRTIWNEKLGRIAVEGEDIDQMRTFYSTLYRTLFFPNKLYEISKDGQTVHYSPYNGKVLPGYLYGGTGFWDTFRALYPFLNLMYPAINVEMQEGLKNAYLEGGFLPEWSSPGYADIMIGNNSASVVSDAYMKGLRGYDIQTLYEALLHGANNEGPMTAVGRKGVNYYNELGYVPYDVGINENAARTLEYAYDDFAIYQLAKELKRPQSEIDLYAKRAQNYRHLFDSSTNLMRGKNKDGKFQTPFNPLKWGDAFTEGNSWHYSWSVFHDIKGLIGLMGGEKTFVNMLDSVFNQPPLFDDSYYGGTIHEIREMQIADMGQYAHGNQPIQHMIYLYNYAGQPWKAQYWIRQVLDRMYSATPDGYCGDEDNGQTSAWYVFSALGFYPVCPATDEYVIGAPLFSKAVLHLENGKKVEINAVNASKSHVYVNQLSLNGQTYAKNWLSHTGLMQGAVLDFDMSVQPNMTRGTEESAAPYSMTNELKTNKVNKHKK; this comes from the coding sequence ATGAATATGTTTAAAAAATCAATAATAGCAAGTATTGCCTTATTAGTAGGTGCCGGGATTATATTCCCGGCATCTACTTTGGCGCAAAAGGTCAATGGCAGAGCTGTTGATCCTGTAGATTTGGTGAACCCATTGATGGGGACGGATTCCAAACCCTCTCTCTCTAACGGAAATACTTATCCTGCCATCGGCCTTCCTTGGGGCATGAATATGTGGACGCCACAGACAGGGAAGAATGGAGACGGGTGGCAGTATGTATATACAGCAGACAAAATAAGAGGGCTTAAGCAAACCCATCAACCCTCACCTTGGATGAATGACTATGGTCAGTTTTCTCTGATGCCGGTCACTGGTAAAGGCATATTTGACCAAGAAGGCCGAGCGAGTTGGTTCTCACATAAATCCGAAACAGCAAAACCTTATCACTACTCGGTATACCTCGCCGATCATAATGTGAGGGCTGAAATAACACCTACGGAACGGGCTGCGATGTTTAGATTTACGTTTCAGACGACAGACAGCGCATTCGTTGTCTTGGATGCATTTGACAGAGGTTCGGAAGTGGAGATCATACCAGAGAAGAATATGATCATAGGGTATTCTTCTCGATATTCGCGAGGAAAGCTTCCTAACTTCAAGAATTATTTTGTATTGGTATTTGATCAGCCTTTTGATAATTTTTCAACATGGGAGGACAAGTCCAGGTTTAATGGGAAATTGAAGTCAACAGCTAATCAGACGGGTGCTATTGTCGGGTTCAAGATTAAGGACCGTTCAAAGGCCGTACATGTGAAGGTCGCGTCGTCCTTTATTAGTCCCGAACAAGCTCTTGTTAATCTGGACGAGCTTGGCGATAGGACGTTTGATCAAATCGCTAAAGATGGTCGTACGATTTGGAATGAAAAACTTGGGCGTATTGCAGTAGAGGGAGAAGATATAGATCAAATGCGTACTTTTTATTCTACATTGTATCGAACGCTTTTCTTTCCCAATAAGCTATACGAAATATCCAAGGATGGACAGACAGTGCATTATAGTCCGTATAATGGAAAGGTATTACCTGGATATTTATACGGGGGTACTGGATTTTGGGACACCTTTAGAGCATTATATCCCTTCCTCAACCTGATGTATCCTGCTATTAATGTGGAGATGCAAGAGGGCCTTAAGAATGCGTATTTGGAAGGCGGATTTTTGCCAGAATGGAGTAGCCCCGGTTATGCGGATATCATGATTGGCAACAATTCAGCATCGGTAGTCTCTGACGCCTATATGAAAGGTTTGAGAGGGTATGATATCCAAACGTTGTATGAAGCACTGCTCCATGGAGCGAATAATGAAGGGCCAATGACGGCAGTTGGAAGAAAAGGTGTAAATTACTACAATGAATTGGGATACGTGCCTTATGATGTTGGAATCAATGAGAACGCAGCTCGTACATTGGAGTATGCTTATGATGACTTTGCAATCTATCAGCTTGCCAAGGAACTTAAGCGACCACAAAGTGAAATTGACCTGTATGCCAAGAGGGCACAAAATTATCGGCATCTTTTCGATTCGTCGACCAATCTGATGCGTGGCAAGAATAAGGATGGGAAATTTCAAACGCCTTTCAATCCGTTGAAATGGGGGGACGCTTTTACGGAAGGCAACAGTTGGCATTACTCTTGGAGTGTATTTCATGATATAAAGGGGTTGATTGGACTTATGGGGGGAGAAAAGACTTTTGTCAATATGCTGGACAGTGTCTTTAATCAACCGCCGCTGTTTGATGATAGCTATTACGGAGGTACTATACATGAGATACGAGAAATGCAAATTGCCGATATGGGGCAGTATGCCCATGGAAATCAACCTATCCAACACATGATCTACCTTTATAATTATGCTGGCCAACCCTGGAAGGCCCAATATTGGATTAGGCAAGTGCTTGACCGAATGTATAGTGCTACACCTGACGGTTATTGTGGGGATGAGGACAACGGGCAGACGTCAGCATGGTATGTATTCTCTGCTTTGGGATTCTACCCGGTATGTCCTGCGACGGATGAATATGTCATTGGTGCACCTTTATTCTCCAAAGCAGTGCTACATTTGGAAAATGGGAAGAAAGTAGAAATAAATGCAGTCAATGCATCTAAGTCTCACGTTTACGTAAATCAACTTTCCCTAAATGGGCAGACCTACGCTAAAAACTGGTTAAGTCATACCGGTTTAATGCAGGGAGCCGTGTTAGATTTTGACATGAGTGTGCAACCTAATATGACGAGAGGTACCGAGGAATCTGCAGCACCATACTCGATGACGAATGAACTGAAAACAAACAAAGTAAATAAGCATAAAAAATGA